GCAGACCCGAGAGATGGTCTGTTTACTATTTTGACTGAACAAGTCAGAGGGGCGGATGAGCCAAATGCAGTATGCAGCATTCCTGATCGTTGTGTTGGTGGGCGCAGTTGTCTATACCGTGTACCGCAGCCGGATGAGCCAAGAACAGACTGAAGCGCCGAAGCAGGGGAAGGCCAGTAATGTGATTTCTATGGAAGGGCACCGTAAGGCCAAGCAGAATGCTGAGGATCAGCAGTGCTCCTCCTGCAAGAAGAAGAACGGCAAGCTGATCTTTTATGCCCAGGATGACGGAAGTGTGGTCGGACTCTGCAAGGATTGTAAGGTGAAGGCGAAGAAACGGGATATGCTGCCGCTTTAAAGAATAAATATATGTTGCATGAGCCTGTCTTTTATGATAAAATTACTTCTGTTGTGTGGAATACGGTGGTCCTCTGCGGATAATGAGGGAGAGCAATGGCTCTCCGGAAGAGGCAAGAACACCTGTACGGAAGGAGGAAGTCCTTAATGAATATCCTACAAGCAATTACACAAGAGCAACTTCGTAAAGATATCCCGAGTTTTCGCCCGGGTGACACTTTGAAGGTGCATGTAAAAGTTATCGAAGGAACTCGTGAGCGTATCCAGTTGTTCGAAGGCGTTGTAATCAAACGTCGCGGCGGCGGTATCGGTGAGACTTTTACGGTTCGTAAAATCTCTTATGGTGTTGGTGTGGAAAGAACATTCCCAGTCAACTCCCCTAAACTCGAGAAAATCGAAGTGGCTCGCCGCGGTAAAGTTCGTCGTGCGAAGCTGTACTATCTTCGTGACCTGCGCGGTAAAGCTGCAAGAATTAAAGAAATTCGTCGCTAGAATAGTGACAAAGGAAAGGGGCTTGAATTCAAGCCCCTTTCGTTTATTTCTTGTAATTAAAGAATTGTGCTCCCCGCAAAGTACCTAAGTAAGCATCGAAGTTAAAGCATCACTTTGTGGGGTTTTTAGACATATGTGCCTTAGGAACAGCTTCTCCGAAAAGGCCTCCTGAAGGAGTAATCGCGGGGGAGTTTTTGGCAGGAGCTTTTTTGTATTGTATAGTGGAGATAACAATTATTGGAGAGGACGGTGAACTATGCAGCAGGATTTGCAGCAAGGGCAAGGCGAAGTGATTGATTCTAACGGCCAGAGCCCCCGGAAGCCAAAGAATGAAGTCCTGGAATGGATTAAAGCGATAGCGATTGCATTGGTTCTGGTTATTCTAATACGCTGGCTTTTGTTCAAACCGTTTATCGTAGACGGCCCTTCCATGAAGCCTAACTTCCATACCGGCGAACGAGTGATTGTTAACGAAATTCTCTACGATATCCGCAAGCCGGAGCGCGGGGAAGTCATTGTATTCCATGTGCCCTCAGAGGGCCGGGATTTCATTAAGCGTGTCATTGGTGTAGCAGGCGATACAGTCACCGTTGAAGGGGATGTCGTTACAGTTAACGGAGAGCCTGTGAACGAAACGTATATCCAGGGCGCGATTGATGATGCCCATAATAACAACATTTTGTACAACAATAAGAATTTCCCGAATGAGCAGTTTACGGACAACAAGGTGCCGGAAGGCCATGTGTTCGTAATGGGGGATAACCGCTCTGACAGTACGGACAGCCGGATGATCGGTTATGTGCCGCTGGGGGATATTGTCGGCCGTGCAGACCTTATTTTCTGGCCGGTGAAGAATATCTCATTAATAAATCATTAGTTCATTACGAAGCTGACAGAAGTCAAAGGAGGTGACGGCATTGGCCATTCAATGGTTTCCTGGTCATATGACGAGGGCTAGACGGCAAATCGAGGATAAGCTGAAGCTAATTGATGTTGCAATAGAACTGCTTGATTCCCGTCTGCCGATTTCGAGCCGCAATCCGATGATTGACGATATTTTGCGGGACAAGCCAAGACTGATTATTCTAAATAAAGCAGATCTGGCCGATCCGGAAGCTACGCGCAAGTGGCTGGCTTATTTCAAGGAGCAGGGTCATGTTGCCTATCCGGTAGATGCTTCTACTGGCACCGGGATTAAAGAAATTCCGGAGCAGGTGAAGCTGCTGCTGAAGGACAAGATCGACCGGCAAATTGCCAAGGGCATGAATCCGCGTGCGATGCGGGCACTGATTGTGGGCATTCCCAACGTAGGCAAATCGACTCTCATTAACCGGATGGCTGGAAGAAATATTGCGATTACCGGTGACCGTCCGGGGGTTACCAAGGGTCAGCAATGGATTAAGACCGGTGGCAGTCTGGAACTGCTGGATACGCCGGGGATTCTCTGGCCGAGGTTCGAGGACCAGACGGTGGGCTATAAGCTGGCTGTAACCGGGGCCATTAAGGAAGAAATCCTGAATATTGAAGATATCGCTTATTACGCGGTGAAATATCTGGTGAAGGATTACGGAAGCCGGTTCCAGGAGCGCTTCGATATCAGTAAGCTGCCGGAGGACTTAGAGAACCCGGACGAAATCGTGGCCGTTATGGAAGCAGTCGGGCGTAAGCGCGGTTGTCTGATGAGCGGTGGCCGTGTAGACCTGGAGAAGGCTTCACGCGCGCTGCTGCATGAGCTTCGTGCCGGGAAGCTTGGGCGTTTCACGCTGGAGACACCTGAATAGTAGAATGTAGTATGGAATGGAAGAGCCATCCGTGAATGTGGGGTGGCTCTTTTTTTGCGTGTAGAAGGTTGGGGGTATGAGGGGGAGTGCCAAGCAATGTTGTAAGAATAGCAACTCTTCTCTATTGATGAGGGGCGGAGTAGCAAAAGTGTTGTATGAAATGCAGGAATGTCCTCGTTTGGGTGGCTTAGGGAAAGAGAAATGCTGTTATTCATACAACTTTTTTGGATTTACGCAGTATTAATGAAGGGATTGTTGTATTCAGTGCAGAATTCTAAGATTCTGAGATTGGGATTGAATGGAAAACAATACGAGTTGGAAGCTCTTTAGGGTTTCGCGCTACGTCATATATTCGTAAGAAGATCATAGATGTAGTTTAATTTTAATGGGCAGGTGGAGAGACAGTGAGTGAGATAGATATGCTTGGGTATGAAAAAGAAGGCTGGGGACAATCCTTCCGTCACATCGCAGGTGTGGATGAAGTGGGGCGGGGCTGTTTATTCGGGGATGTGGTGGCTGCAGCGGTAATTTTGCCAATGGGGCTTATTATTGAGGGTGTAGATGACTCCAAGAAGCTAACGGCCAAAAAGCGGGATGCTCTGTATGAGACCATTATGGAGCAGGCGCTTGCGGTAAGCTTAGGGCATGTGGAGGCGGCGGTGATCGATGAAATTAATATTAAGCAGGCTTCGCGTTTGGCGATGCGTCTGGCGGTAGAAGGTTTAAGCCAGCAGCCGGACTATATGCTGATTGATGCGGAGAAGGTGGACCTGCCCTTGCCGCAGCGCGCTATCATTAAAGGAGATGCCAACAGCCAGTCGATTGCTGCCGCCTCCATTGTAGCCAAGGTGACCCGTGACCGGCTTTGTGAGGGCTTGTGGGAGGAATTGTACCCGGATTACGGGATCAAAGTACATAAAGGATATGCTACTAAGCTGCATCGTGAACAGATCAAGCTACTTGGTGTAACTCCGATGCACCGGCGCAGCTTTATTGGCAATATTCTGGCGGAGCAGGAACAGCTGTCTTTATTCTAAAAATATAAGAATGTATGGTTTCACGTCTACATTATCCTTCTATTTCTCGCTGAAACGGTGCCGTCCTCTAAAAGGATGGCATAGCAGTTTCCACTTGGCGTATCATCCGGATAATCACAAATGAAGGTGAAATACCGATATAAATAGAAAGAAGGGAGGCGGACAA
The sequence above is a segment of the Paenibacillus sp. FSL R7-0204 genome. Coding sequences within it:
- the rplS gene encoding 50S ribosomal protein L19, producing MNILQAITQEQLRKDIPSFRPGDTLKVHVKVIEGTRERIQLFEGVVIKRRGGGIGETFTVRKISYGVGVERTFPVNSPKLEKIEVARRGKVRRAKLYYLRDLRGKAARIKEIRR
- the ylqF gene encoding ribosome biogenesis GTPase YlqF; the encoded protein is MAIQWFPGHMTRARRQIEDKLKLIDVAIELLDSRLPISSRNPMIDDILRDKPRLIILNKADLADPEATRKWLAYFKEQGHVAYPVDASTGTGIKEIPEQVKLLLKDKIDRQIAKGMNPRAMRALIVGIPNVGKSTLINRMAGRNIAITGDRPGVTKGQQWIKTGGSLELLDTPGILWPRFEDQTVGYKLAVTGAIKEEILNIEDIAYYAVKYLVKDYGSRFQERFDISKLPEDLENPDEIVAVMEAVGRKRGCLMSGGRVDLEKASRALLHELRAGKLGRFTLETPE
- a CDS encoding ribonuclease HII; amino-acid sequence: MLGYEKEGWGQSFRHIAGVDEVGRGCLFGDVVAAAVILPMGLIIEGVDDSKKLTAKKRDALYETIMEQALAVSLGHVEAAVIDEINIKQASRLAMRLAVEGLSQQPDYMLIDAEKVDLPLPQRAIIKGDANSQSIAAASIVAKVTRDRLCEGLWEELYPDYGIKVHKGYATKLHREQIKLLGVTPMHRRSFIGNILAEQEQLSLF
- the lepB gene encoding signal peptidase I; translation: MQQDLQQGQGEVIDSNGQSPRKPKNEVLEWIKAIAIALVLVILIRWLLFKPFIVDGPSMKPNFHTGERVIVNEILYDIRKPERGEVIVFHVPSEGRDFIKRVIGVAGDTVTVEGDVVTVNGEPVNETYIQGAIDDAHNNNILYNNKNFPNEQFTDNKVPEGHVFVMGDNRSDSTDSRMIGYVPLGDIVGRADLIFWPVKNISLINH